A part of Zonotrichia leucophrys gambelii isolate GWCS_2022_RI chromosome 7, RI_Zleu_2.0, whole genome shotgun sequence genomic DNA contains:
- the IFT70B gene encoding intraflagellar transport protein 70B has protein sequence MEAAPVPEGQHTAVVYGLIASGRFAEAVSLLNRGLQKSCRSRGCLSLLGYCHYQLQEFAAAAECYEQLVALHPQLLPYRLCHAQALYKAGLFAEALRVASPLLDVPAFHRRALRLQAAVHYAQGDLPAAQSLVEEELAAAADGGSGAAEDPSERADAEVNLGCLLYRQGRHEEASGKFASAMQVLGYCPELSYNMALCSYAAKQYHAALKYISDIIKRGIHQHPELNVGMTTEGIDVRSVGNTLLLHRTALVEAFNLKAAIEYQLRNVRAAQEALTDMPPRAEEELDPVTLHNQALMNMDSQPTDGFGKLQFLLLQNPCPPETFGNLLLLYCKHQYYDLAADVLAENAHLTYKLLTPYLYNFLDAIITCQTAPEEAFHKLDDSAGTMTEQLRKLTKQVQEARQNWDDEALKKAINEYDEILDKYIPVLMAQAKIYWDMKNYTMVEKIFHKSVEFCKEHEVWKLNVAHVLFMQENKYKEAISFYEPIVKKHYDNILDVSAIVLANLCVSYILTSQNEDAEELMRKIEKAEEQLSYEYPDKNTYHLCIVNLVIGTLYCVKGNYDFGISRIIKSLEPYNKKLSTDTWYYAKRCFLSLLENMSKHMIMLRDSAIQECLQFLKQCEQYGRNIPAVIEQPLEDSGMHNGKNTVTYEARLLRALMYKITGWAE, from the coding sequence ATGGAGGCCGCGCCGGTGCCCGAGGGGCAGCATACCGCCGTGGTGTACGGGCTCATCGCCAGCGGGCGCTTCGCGGAGGCGGTGTCGCTGCTGAACCGCGGGCTGCAGAAGAGCTgccgctcccggggctgccTCTCGCTGCTGGGCTACTGCCACTACCAGCTGCAGGAGTTCGCGGCGGCGGCCGAGTGCTACGAGCAGCTGGTGGCGCTGCACCCGCAGCTGCTCCCGTACCGCCTGTGCCACGCGCAGGCCCTCTACAAGGCCGGGCTGTTCGCCGAGGCCCTGCGCGTCGCCAGCCCGCTGCTGGACGTGCCCGCCTTCCACCGCCGGGCCCTGCGCCTGCAGGCCGCCGTCCACTACGCCCAGGGCGACCTCCCGGCGGCACAGAGCCTGGTGGAGGAGGAGCTCGCCGCCGCTGCTGATGGCGGCTCCGGAGCGGCCGAGGACCCGTCAGAGCGGGCCGATGCCGAGGTCAACCTGGGCTGCCTGCTGTACCGGCAGGGCCGGCACGAAGAGGCCAGCGGCAAGTTTGCCAGCGCCATGCAAGTGCTGGGCTACTGCCCGGAGCTGTCCTACAACATGGCGCTGTGCTCCTACGCGGCCAAGCAGTACCACGCTGCCCTCAAGTACATATCCGACATCATCAAGCGCGGCATCCACCAGCACCCGGAGCTCAACGTGGGCATGACCACCGAGGGCATCGACGTGCGCAGCGTGGGCAACACGCTGCTCCTGCACCGCACGGCCCTGGTGGAGGCCTTCAACCTCAAGGCGGCCATCGAGTACCAGCTGCGCAACGTGCGGGCGGCGCAGGAGGCGCTCACGGATATGCCACCGAGGGCCGAGGAGGAGCTGGATCCCGTCACGCTGCACAACCAGGCACTCATGAACATGGACAGCCAGCCCACTGATGGGTTTGGGAAGCTGCAGTTTCTTCTCCTGCAGAACCCATGTCCGCCAGAAACTTTTGGTAACTTGCTGCTTCTCTATTGCAAGCATCAATACTATGACCTGGCAGCTGATGTGCTGGCAGAGAATGCCCATCTGACGTACAAACTGCTCACACCTTATCTGTACAACTTCTTGGATGCCATTATTACTTGTCAAACTGCCCCTGAGGAGGCTTTCCACAAGCTAGATGACTCAGCAGGAACAATGACTGAACAGCTGAGAAAACTCACAAAACAGGTACAAGAAGCTAGGCAAAATTGGGATGATGAAGCTCTAAAAAAGGCAATTAATGAATATGATGAGATTCTGGATAAATATATACCTGTCTTGATGGCCCAGGCAAAGATTTACTGGGACATGAAGAACTACACAATGGTAGAAAAGATCTTCCACAAATCAGTGGAGTTCTGCAAGGAACACGAGGTGTGGAAGCTCAATGTGGCTCACGTGCTCTTCATGCAGGAGAACAAGTATAAAGAGGCTATTAGCTTCTATGAGCCAATAGTTAAAAAGCACTACGACAACATTCTCGATGTCAGTGCCATTGTGTTAGCAAACCTCTGTGTTTCCTACATCCTGACAAGCCAGAATGAGGATGCAGAGGAACTAATGAGGAAGATTGAGAAGGCAGAAGAGCAGCTGTCTTATGAATACCCTGATAAAAACACCTACCATCTTTGCATTGTCAATCTAGTCATTGGTACCCTGTACTGTGTGAAGGGAAACTACGACTTTGGTATTTCAAGGATCATTAAAAGCCTGGAGCCCTATAACAAAAAGCTGAGCACAGACACGTGGTACTACGCTAAGCGGTGTTTCCTGTCCTTGCTGGAGAACATGTCCAAGCACATGATCATGCTGCGGGACAGCGCCATCCAGGAGTGCCTGCAGTTTCTGAAGCAGTGTGAACAGTATGGAAGAAACATCCCAGCTGTCATTGAGCAACCTCTGGAAGACAGTGGGATGCACAATGGGAAAAACACAGTCACCTATGAAGCCAGGCTTTTGAGGGCACTGATGTATAAGATCACTGGGTGGGCTGAGTAA